From the Conger conger chromosome 14, fConCon1.1, whole genome shotgun sequence genome, one window contains:
- the rbm10 gene encoding RNA-binding protein 10 isoform X3, which yields MEYERRGGRGDRMGRYGNNLDEHDYRDMDYRGYGHEEGEPGGGFEDRGMDERPFRRDDRMGGARGRGYDSGPFPDSRLGFRQRGMRGEDGRPGKDFPRGPHPHAQPPHPRFRREGRDYEFEREYFDREPEGRRRDFRPFRGMQEGGVGGAYPDSEEDNPREMEEEGGWHRMEAGAQDDFPGGRRGEEGKFSRGPDKRQPQDFTQKRGGSERGDRGHGNGPEPPVEESLSGFPTDPDLRDQDYRADMDQGQRPSNIIMLRMLPPTATVNEIRSQLQEQGIQPREVRLMRNKSSGQSRGFAFVEFSHLQEATRWMETNQRVLTVLGQRVSMHYSDPKPRANEDWLCNKCGVQNFKRREKCFKCGVPKSEAELKLPLVHKEVPIAHLGHLKESVQGLLPLPTIHAPAAPVLPIVPPQTGEVANDTLILRNLGPHTALESILAALAPFATLSPSNVRLIKDKQTQLNRGFAFLQLSTIVEASQLLQILQALQPPLTIDGKIIVVEFAKGSKRDVFMTDGSRVSAATVASTAIAAAQWAVTQTAQSAAAGAPGGEYALYQQGASAGLYGQEGQEYLGAEGQGYEGPVAAAAGVPAAHGAGLMGAYGGPAAAAVSVEPEVPGVDAAQLAQTQASAQLVTTATATLPVQAAVYTQPPAAQKTEIIGKPQPAVPSQPATPGTPHEFQQYPVPDVSTYQYDESSGYYYDPLTGLYYDANSQYYFNSHTQQYMYWDGERHTYVPAPPQTPGESSSASAASANAPPSTPALSTPNAKDKKDKPKTKTAQQIAKDMERWAKSLNRQKENVRSLSGALSSSAVSLPDQARPPGHGRLDDRRESASADAGYAILEKKGALSERPQTLMDQLKRVDERGRISPPQGLVAAYSGESDSEEEGGAERGSEKEEKLTDWSKLACLLCRRQFPSKEALLRHQQLSELHKQNLEQRKSRQPEQEGGEGELRYRDRAAERREKGGVPGEPDGKKRKYSAIDGVAGNSLGARMLQGGVKRSLLVRNIQVE from the exons ATGGAATATGAGAGGCG AGGTGGCCGGGGGGACCGAATGGGACGCTACGGCAACAACCTGGACGAGCACGATTACAGGGACATGGACTATCGAGGGTACGGGCACGAGGAGGGCGAGCCGGGCGGCGGGTTTGAGGACCGAGGGATGGACGAGAGGCCCTTCCGACGGGACGACAGAATGGGGGgagcgagggggagggggtacgACTCGGGGCCTTTCCCCGACAGCCGTCTGGGGTTCCGGCAGAGAGGCATGCGGGGCGAAGACGGCAGGCCTGGGAAGGACTTCCCCCGCGGCCCCCACCCACACGCCCAGCCCCCGCACCCCAGGTTCAGACGGGAGGGCCGGGACTATGAGTTTGAGAGGGAGTACTTCGACAGGGAGCCCGAGGGCCGCAGGAGAGACTTCCGCCCTTTTAGGGGCATGCAGGAGGGGGGCGTGGGAGGGGCCTACCCCGATTCTGAAGAGGACAACcccagagagatggaggaggagggtggcTGGCACAGGATGGAAGCTGGTGCGCAAGATGACTTTCCTGGTGGACGGAGAGGAGAAGAAGGAAAGTTTTCAAGGGGGCCAGAcaagagacag CCTCAGGATTTCACACAGAAGCGAGGGGGCTCAGAGAGGGGAGACCGGGGGCATGGCAACGGCCCAGAGCCTCCTGTGGAGGAGTCCTTGTCTGGGTTCCCCACCGACCCGGACCTCCGGGACCAGGACTATCGAGCCGACATGGACCAGGGCCAGAGGCCCAGCAACATCATCATGCTCCGCATGCTGCCGCCCACCGCAACCGTCAACGAG ATCcgctcacagctgcaggagcaggggaTCCAGCCCAGAGAGGTACGGCTGATGAGGAACAAGTCTTCAG GTCAGAGCCGAGGATTCGCCTTCGTCGAGTTTAGTCACTTGCAGGAGGCCACGCGCTGGATGGAGACCAACCAG AGGGTGCTGACGGTCCTGGGGCAGAGGGTGTCCATGCACTACAGTGACCCCAAGCCGCGCGCCAATGAGGACTGGCTGTGCAACAAG TGCGGGGTGCAAAACTtcaaaaggagagagaaatgcTTCAAATGCGGAGTCCCAAAATCAG AAGCTGAGCTGAAGTTGCCCCTGGTCCATAAAGAGGTTCCCATAGCCCATCTGGGCCACCTGAAGGAGTCGGTGCAGGGACTACTGCCCCTGCCCACCATCCACGCCCCTGCTGCCCCCGTGCTGCCCATAGTGCCCCCTCAGACTGGGGAGGTGGCCAATGACA ctcTGATCCTGAGAAACCTGGGCCCCCACACGGCTCTGGAGTCCATCCTGGCTGCCCTCGCCCCCTTCGCCACACTCTCCCCGTCCAACGTGCGGCTCATCAAGGACAAGCAGACGCAGCTCAACAGAGGCTTCGCCTTCCTGCAGCTCAGCACCATCGTG GAGGCCTCCCAGCTGCTGCAGATTCTGCAGGCGCTGCAGCCGCCCCTCACCATCGATGGGAAGATCATCGTGGTGGAGTTTGCCAAGGGCTCCAAACG tgacgTGTTCATGACGGACGGTAGCCGGGTCAGTGCTGCTACAGTGGCCAGCACCGCCATCGCAGCTGCGCAGTGGGCCGTCACACAG ACTGCACAGAGCGCTGCTGCAGGGGCCCCGGGAGGAGAGTACGCTCTGTACCAGCAGGGGGCGTCTGCGGGCCTGTACGGCCAGGAGGGGCAGGAGTACCTGGGGGCTGAGGGGCAGGGCTACGAGGGCCCGGTGGCGGCCGCAGCAGGTGTCCCAGCAGCCCATGGGGCGGGCCTGATGGGGGCTTACGGAGGTCCAGCAGCAG CTGCAGTGTCTGTGGAGCCTGAGGTTCCAGGAGTGGATGCAGCTCAACTTGCACAGACGCAGGCATCTGCACAGCTGGTCACCACGGCGACCGCCACACTGCCTGTTCAG gCAGCGGTATACACACAGCCTCCTGCAGCCCAGAAGACGGAGATCATTGGGAAGCCCCAGCCTGCAGTTCCCAGTCAGCCAGCCACGCCTGGCACACCCCACGAGTTCCAGCAGTACC CCGTGCCAGACGTGTCTACATACCAGTACGACGAGAGTTCTGGGTATTACTACGACCCGCTCACAGGCCTCTACTATGACGCCAACTCCCAG TACTACTTTAACTCCCATACTCAGCAGTACATGTACTGGGATGGTGAGAGGCACACCTATGTCCCcgcacccccccaaacccctggAGAGTCTTCCAGTGCCTCTGCAGCCTCTGCCAACGCCCCACCCTCAACCCCTGCCCTCTCCACTCCAAACGCCAAGGACAAAAAGGACAAGCCCAAAACCAAAACAGCCCAGCAG ATAGCCAAGGACATGGAGCGCTGGGCGAAGAGCCTGAACAGACAGAAGGAGAACGTGCGCTCTCTCTCCGGGGCCCTCTCCTCGTCCGCCGTGTCTCTGCCCGACCAGGCCCGCCCCCCCGGGCACGGGCGGCTCGACGACCGCCGGGAGTCAGCCAGCGCTGACGCCGGCTACGCCATCCTGGAGAAGAAG GGGGCACTGTCAGAAAGGCCACAGACACTAATGGACCAACTGAAACGTGTTGACGAGAGAGGG CGGATCAGCCCTCCTCAGGGCCTGGTGGCGGCCTACAGCGGGGAGAGCGACAGCGAGGAGGAGGGAGGCgcggagagggggagcgagaaggaggagaagctcACAGACTGGTCCAAACTGGCCTGCCTGCTGTGCAGGAGACAGTTCCCCAGCAAGGAGGCCCTGCTCAGGCACCAGCAGCTGTCCGAGCTCCACAAG CAAAACCTGGAGCAGAGGAAGTCCCGGCAGCCGGAACAggaaggaggggagggagag CTGAGGTACAGAGACAGGGCAGccgagaggagggagaagggaggTGTCCCCGGGGAACCTGATGGCAAGAAGAGGAAGTACAGTGCCAT CGATGGGGTCGCTGGCAACAGCCTTGGTGCACGGATGCTCCAGGGAGGAGTGAAGAGGAGTCTTCTTGTTCGGAATATCCAAGTGGAGTGA
- the rbm10 gene encoding RNA-binding protein 10 isoform X1 produces the protein MEYERRGGRGDRMGRYGNNLDEHDYRDMDYRGYGHEEGEPGGGFEDRGMDERPFRRDDRMGGARGRGYDSGPFPDSRLGFRQRGMRGEDGRPGKDFPRGPHPHAQPPHPRFRREGRDYEFEREYFDREPEGRRRDFRPFRGMQEGGVGGAYPDSEEDNPREMEEEGGWHRMEAGAQDDFPGGRRGEEGKFSRGPDKRQPQDFTQKRGGSERGDRGHGNGPEPPVEESLSGFPTDPDLRDQDYRADMDQGQRPSNIIMLRMLPPTATVNEVSTLTTIRSQLQEQGIQPREVRLMRNKSSGQSRGFAFVEFSHLQEATRWMETNQRVLTVLGQRVSMHYSDPKPRANEDWLCNKCGVQNFKRREKCFKCGVPKSEAELKLPLVHKEVPIAHLGHLKESVQGLLPLPTIHAPAAPVLPIVPPQTGEVANDTLILRNLGPHTALESILAALAPFATLSPSNVRLIKDKQTQLNRGFAFLQLSTIVEASQLLQILQALQPPLTIDGKIIVVEFAKGSKRDVFMTDGSRVSAATVASTAIAAAQWAVTQTAQSAAAGAPGGEYALYQQGASAGLYGQEGQEYLGAEGQGYEGPVAAAAGVPAAHGAGLMGAYGGPAAAAVSVEPEVPGVDAAQLAQTQASAQLVTTATATLPVQAAVYTQPPAAQKTEIIGKPQPAVPSQPATPGTPHEFQQYPVPDVSTYQYDESSGYYYDPLTGLYYDANSQYYFNSHTQQYMYWDGERHTYVPAPPQTPGESSSASAASANAPPSTPALSTPNAKDKKDKPKTKTAQQIAKDMERWAKSLNRQKENVRSLSGALSSSAVSLPDQARPPGHGRLDDRRESASADAGYAILEKKGALSERPQTLMDQLKRVDERGRISPPQGLVAAYSGESDSEEEGGAERGSEKEEKLTDWSKLACLLCRRQFPSKEALLRHQQLSELHKQNLEQRKSRQPEQEGGEGELRYRDRAAERREKGGVPGEPDGKKRKYSAIDGVAGNSLGARMLQGGVKRSLLVRNIQVE, from the exons ATGGAATATGAGAGGCG AGGTGGCCGGGGGGACCGAATGGGACGCTACGGCAACAACCTGGACGAGCACGATTACAGGGACATGGACTATCGAGGGTACGGGCACGAGGAGGGCGAGCCGGGCGGCGGGTTTGAGGACCGAGGGATGGACGAGAGGCCCTTCCGACGGGACGACAGAATGGGGGgagcgagggggagggggtacgACTCGGGGCCTTTCCCCGACAGCCGTCTGGGGTTCCGGCAGAGAGGCATGCGGGGCGAAGACGGCAGGCCTGGGAAGGACTTCCCCCGCGGCCCCCACCCACACGCCCAGCCCCCGCACCCCAGGTTCAGACGGGAGGGCCGGGACTATGAGTTTGAGAGGGAGTACTTCGACAGGGAGCCCGAGGGCCGCAGGAGAGACTTCCGCCCTTTTAGGGGCATGCAGGAGGGGGGCGTGGGAGGGGCCTACCCCGATTCTGAAGAGGACAACcccagagagatggaggaggagggtggcTGGCACAGGATGGAAGCTGGTGCGCAAGATGACTTTCCTGGTGGACGGAGAGGAGAAGAAGGAAAGTTTTCAAGGGGGCCAGAcaagagacag CCTCAGGATTTCACACAGAAGCGAGGGGGCTCAGAGAGGGGAGACCGGGGGCATGGCAACGGCCCAGAGCCTCCTGTGGAGGAGTCCTTGTCTGGGTTCCCCACCGACCCGGACCTCCGGGACCAGGACTATCGAGCCGACATGGACCAGGGCCAGAGGCCCAGCAACATCATCATGCTCCGCATGCTGCCGCCCACCGCAACCGTCAACGAGGTCAGCACTCTCACCACG ATCcgctcacagctgcaggagcaggggaTCCAGCCCAGAGAGGTACGGCTGATGAGGAACAAGTCTTCAG GTCAGAGCCGAGGATTCGCCTTCGTCGAGTTTAGTCACTTGCAGGAGGCCACGCGCTGGATGGAGACCAACCAG AGGGTGCTGACGGTCCTGGGGCAGAGGGTGTCCATGCACTACAGTGACCCCAAGCCGCGCGCCAATGAGGACTGGCTGTGCAACAAG TGCGGGGTGCAAAACTtcaaaaggagagagaaatgcTTCAAATGCGGAGTCCCAAAATCAG AAGCTGAGCTGAAGTTGCCCCTGGTCCATAAAGAGGTTCCCATAGCCCATCTGGGCCACCTGAAGGAGTCGGTGCAGGGACTACTGCCCCTGCCCACCATCCACGCCCCTGCTGCCCCCGTGCTGCCCATAGTGCCCCCTCAGACTGGGGAGGTGGCCAATGACA ctcTGATCCTGAGAAACCTGGGCCCCCACACGGCTCTGGAGTCCATCCTGGCTGCCCTCGCCCCCTTCGCCACACTCTCCCCGTCCAACGTGCGGCTCATCAAGGACAAGCAGACGCAGCTCAACAGAGGCTTCGCCTTCCTGCAGCTCAGCACCATCGTG GAGGCCTCCCAGCTGCTGCAGATTCTGCAGGCGCTGCAGCCGCCCCTCACCATCGATGGGAAGATCATCGTGGTGGAGTTTGCCAAGGGCTCCAAACG tgacgTGTTCATGACGGACGGTAGCCGGGTCAGTGCTGCTACAGTGGCCAGCACCGCCATCGCAGCTGCGCAGTGGGCCGTCACACAG ACTGCACAGAGCGCTGCTGCAGGGGCCCCGGGAGGAGAGTACGCTCTGTACCAGCAGGGGGCGTCTGCGGGCCTGTACGGCCAGGAGGGGCAGGAGTACCTGGGGGCTGAGGGGCAGGGCTACGAGGGCCCGGTGGCGGCCGCAGCAGGTGTCCCAGCAGCCCATGGGGCGGGCCTGATGGGGGCTTACGGAGGTCCAGCAGCAG CTGCAGTGTCTGTGGAGCCTGAGGTTCCAGGAGTGGATGCAGCTCAACTTGCACAGACGCAGGCATCTGCACAGCTGGTCACCACGGCGACCGCCACACTGCCTGTTCAG gCAGCGGTATACACACAGCCTCCTGCAGCCCAGAAGACGGAGATCATTGGGAAGCCCCAGCCTGCAGTTCCCAGTCAGCCAGCCACGCCTGGCACACCCCACGAGTTCCAGCAGTACC CCGTGCCAGACGTGTCTACATACCAGTACGACGAGAGTTCTGGGTATTACTACGACCCGCTCACAGGCCTCTACTATGACGCCAACTCCCAG TACTACTTTAACTCCCATACTCAGCAGTACATGTACTGGGATGGTGAGAGGCACACCTATGTCCCcgcacccccccaaacccctggAGAGTCTTCCAGTGCCTCTGCAGCCTCTGCCAACGCCCCACCCTCAACCCCTGCCCTCTCCACTCCAAACGCCAAGGACAAAAAGGACAAGCCCAAAACCAAAACAGCCCAGCAG ATAGCCAAGGACATGGAGCGCTGGGCGAAGAGCCTGAACAGACAGAAGGAGAACGTGCGCTCTCTCTCCGGGGCCCTCTCCTCGTCCGCCGTGTCTCTGCCCGACCAGGCCCGCCCCCCCGGGCACGGGCGGCTCGACGACCGCCGGGAGTCAGCCAGCGCTGACGCCGGCTACGCCATCCTGGAGAAGAAG GGGGCACTGTCAGAAAGGCCACAGACACTAATGGACCAACTGAAACGTGTTGACGAGAGAGGG CGGATCAGCCCTCCTCAGGGCCTGGTGGCGGCCTACAGCGGGGAGAGCGACAGCGAGGAGGAGGGAGGCgcggagagggggagcgagaaggaggagaagctcACAGACTGGTCCAAACTGGCCTGCCTGCTGTGCAGGAGACAGTTCCCCAGCAAGGAGGCCCTGCTCAGGCACCAGCAGCTGTCCGAGCTCCACAAG CAAAACCTGGAGCAGAGGAAGTCCCGGCAGCCGGAACAggaaggaggggagggagag CTGAGGTACAGAGACAGGGCAGccgagaggagggagaagggaggTGTCCCCGGGGAACCTGATGGCAAGAAGAGGAAGTACAGTGCCAT CGATGGGGTCGCTGGCAACAGCCTTGGTGCACGGATGCTCCAGGGAGGAGTGAAGAGGAGTCTTCTTGTTCGGAATATCCAAGTGGAGTGA
- the rbm10 gene encoding RNA-binding protein 10 isoform X2 — MEYERRGGRGDRMGRYGNNLDEHDYRDMDYRGYGHEEGEPGGGFEDRGMDERPFRRDDRMGGARGRGYDSGPFPDSRLGFRQRGMRGEDGRPGKDFPRGPHPHAQPPHPRFRREGRDYEFEREYFDREPEGRRRDFRPFRGMQEGGVGGAYPDSEEDNPREMEEEGGWHRMEAGAQDDFPGGRRGEEGKFSRGPDKRQPQDFTQKRGGSERGDRGHGNGPEPPVEESLSGFPTDPDLRDQDYRADMDQGQRPSNIIMLRMLPPTATVNEVSTLTTIRSQLQEQGIQPREVRLMRNKSSGQSRGFAFVEFSHLQEATRWMETNQRVLTVLGQRVSMHYSDPKPRANEDWLCNKCGVQNFKRREKCFKCGVPKSEAELKLPLVHKEVPIAHLGHLKESVQGLLPLPTIHAPAAPVLPIVPPQTGEVANDTLILRNLGPHTALESILAALAPFATLSPSNVRLIKDKQTQLNRGFAFLQLSTIVEASQLLQILQALQPPLTIDGKIIVVEFAKGSKRDVFMTDGSRVSAATVASTAIAAAQWAVTQTAQSAAAGAPGGEYALYQQGASAGLYGQEGQEYLGAEGQGYEGPVAAAAGVPAAHGAGLMGAYGGPAAVSVEPEVPGVDAAQLAQTQASAQLVTTATATLPVQAAVYTQPPAAQKTEIIGKPQPAVPSQPATPGTPHEFQQYPVPDVSTYQYDESSGYYYDPLTGLYYDANSQYYFNSHTQQYMYWDGERHTYVPAPPQTPGESSSASAASANAPPSTPALSTPNAKDKKDKPKTKTAQQIAKDMERWAKSLNRQKENVRSLSGALSSSAVSLPDQARPPGHGRLDDRRESASADAGYAILEKKGALSERPQTLMDQLKRVDERGRISPPQGLVAAYSGESDSEEEGGAERGSEKEEKLTDWSKLACLLCRRQFPSKEALLRHQQLSELHKQNLEQRKSRQPEQEGGEGELRYRDRAAERREKGGVPGEPDGKKRKYSAIDGVAGNSLGARMLQGGVKRSLLVRNIQVE; from the exons ATGGAATATGAGAGGCG AGGTGGCCGGGGGGACCGAATGGGACGCTACGGCAACAACCTGGACGAGCACGATTACAGGGACATGGACTATCGAGGGTACGGGCACGAGGAGGGCGAGCCGGGCGGCGGGTTTGAGGACCGAGGGATGGACGAGAGGCCCTTCCGACGGGACGACAGAATGGGGGgagcgagggggagggggtacgACTCGGGGCCTTTCCCCGACAGCCGTCTGGGGTTCCGGCAGAGAGGCATGCGGGGCGAAGACGGCAGGCCTGGGAAGGACTTCCCCCGCGGCCCCCACCCACACGCCCAGCCCCCGCACCCCAGGTTCAGACGGGAGGGCCGGGACTATGAGTTTGAGAGGGAGTACTTCGACAGGGAGCCCGAGGGCCGCAGGAGAGACTTCCGCCCTTTTAGGGGCATGCAGGAGGGGGGCGTGGGAGGGGCCTACCCCGATTCTGAAGAGGACAACcccagagagatggaggaggagggtggcTGGCACAGGATGGAAGCTGGTGCGCAAGATGACTTTCCTGGTGGACGGAGAGGAGAAGAAGGAAAGTTTTCAAGGGGGCCAGAcaagagacag CCTCAGGATTTCACACAGAAGCGAGGGGGCTCAGAGAGGGGAGACCGGGGGCATGGCAACGGCCCAGAGCCTCCTGTGGAGGAGTCCTTGTCTGGGTTCCCCACCGACCCGGACCTCCGGGACCAGGACTATCGAGCCGACATGGACCAGGGCCAGAGGCCCAGCAACATCATCATGCTCCGCATGCTGCCGCCCACCGCAACCGTCAACGAGGTCAGCACTCTCACCACG ATCcgctcacagctgcaggagcaggggaTCCAGCCCAGAGAGGTACGGCTGATGAGGAACAAGTCTTCAG GTCAGAGCCGAGGATTCGCCTTCGTCGAGTTTAGTCACTTGCAGGAGGCCACGCGCTGGATGGAGACCAACCAG AGGGTGCTGACGGTCCTGGGGCAGAGGGTGTCCATGCACTACAGTGACCCCAAGCCGCGCGCCAATGAGGACTGGCTGTGCAACAAG TGCGGGGTGCAAAACTtcaaaaggagagagaaatgcTTCAAATGCGGAGTCCCAAAATCAG AAGCTGAGCTGAAGTTGCCCCTGGTCCATAAAGAGGTTCCCATAGCCCATCTGGGCCACCTGAAGGAGTCGGTGCAGGGACTACTGCCCCTGCCCACCATCCACGCCCCTGCTGCCCCCGTGCTGCCCATAGTGCCCCCTCAGACTGGGGAGGTGGCCAATGACA ctcTGATCCTGAGAAACCTGGGCCCCCACACGGCTCTGGAGTCCATCCTGGCTGCCCTCGCCCCCTTCGCCACACTCTCCCCGTCCAACGTGCGGCTCATCAAGGACAAGCAGACGCAGCTCAACAGAGGCTTCGCCTTCCTGCAGCTCAGCACCATCGTG GAGGCCTCCCAGCTGCTGCAGATTCTGCAGGCGCTGCAGCCGCCCCTCACCATCGATGGGAAGATCATCGTGGTGGAGTTTGCCAAGGGCTCCAAACG tgacgTGTTCATGACGGACGGTAGCCGGGTCAGTGCTGCTACAGTGGCCAGCACCGCCATCGCAGCTGCGCAGTGGGCCGTCACACAG ACTGCACAGAGCGCTGCTGCAGGGGCCCCGGGAGGAGAGTACGCTCTGTACCAGCAGGGGGCGTCTGCGGGCCTGTACGGCCAGGAGGGGCAGGAGTACCTGGGGGCTGAGGGGCAGGGCTACGAGGGCCCGGTGGCGGCCGCAGCAGGTGTCCCAGCAGCCCATGGGGCGGGCCTGATGGGGGCTTACGGAGGTCCAGCAGCAG TGTCTGTGGAGCCTGAGGTTCCAGGAGTGGATGCAGCTCAACTTGCACAGACGCAGGCATCTGCACAGCTGGTCACCACGGCGACCGCCACACTGCCTGTTCAG gCAGCGGTATACACACAGCCTCCTGCAGCCCAGAAGACGGAGATCATTGGGAAGCCCCAGCCTGCAGTTCCCAGTCAGCCAGCCACGCCTGGCACACCCCACGAGTTCCAGCAGTACC CCGTGCCAGACGTGTCTACATACCAGTACGACGAGAGTTCTGGGTATTACTACGACCCGCTCACAGGCCTCTACTATGACGCCAACTCCCAG TACTACTTTAACTCCCATACTCAGCAGTACATGTACTGGGATGGTGAGAGGCACACCTATGTCCCcgcacccccccaaacccctggAGAGTCTTCCAGTGCCTCTGCAGCCTCTGCCAACGCCCCACCCTCAACCCCTGCCCTCTCCACTCCAAACGCCAAGGACAAAAAGGACAAGCCCAAAACCAAAACAGCCCAGCAG ATAGCCAAGGACATGGAGCGCTGGGCGAAGAGCCTGAACAGACAGAAGGAGAACGTGCGCTCTCTCTCCGGGGCCCTCTCCTCGTCCGCCGTGTCTCTGCCCGACCAGGCCCGCCCCCCCGGGCACGGGCGGCTCGACGACCGCCGGGAGTCAGCCAGCGCTGACGCCGGCTACGCCATCCTGGAGAAGAAG GGGGCACTGTCAGAAAGGCCACAGACACTAATGGACCAACTGAAACGTGTTGACGAGAGAGGG CGGATCAGCCCTCCTCAGGGCCTGGTGGCGGCCTACAGCGGGGAGAGCGACAGCGAGGAGGAGGGAGGCgcggagagggggagcgagaaggaggagaagctcACAGACTGGTCCAAACTGGCCTGCCTGCTGTGCAGGAGACAGTTCCCCAGCAAGGAGGCCCTGCTCAGGCACCAGCAGCTGTCCGAGCTCCACAAG CAAAACCTGGAGCAGAGGAAGTCCCGGCAGCCGGAACAggaaggaggggagggagag CTGAGGTACAGAGACAGGGCAGccgagaggagggagaagggaggTGTCCCCGGGGAACCTGATGGCAAGAAGAGGAAGTACAGTGCCAT CGATGGGGTCGCTGGCAACAGCCTTGGTGCACGGATGCTCCAGGGAGGAGTGAAGAGGAGTCTTCTTGTTCGGAATATCCAAGTGGAGTGA